From the genome of Candidatus Nitrosocosmicus oleophilus, one region includes:
- a CDS encoding nitroreductase family protein, with amino-acid sequence MFPSDILPKVYPKEPTPQEKSEIDDVLGSNIFNVMLNRRSQRKFEERELEDWKIDIIFAAADTAPTAGGFQGFEIYHIKNTQLKQNLIKAANNQPYVNAPLVLVFCSNPSRIKLNFDPEVINKFSIQDATLAAGYAQLAAHALGLSSIWIGMFNEHLLKEVVGTDLAPSSILCIGYPKKMLIPKPKRNLTDLIHTV; translated from the coding sequence ATGTTCCCTTCTGACATACTTCCAAAAGTTTATCCAAAAGAACCCACTCCACAGGAGAAGTCCGAAATTGACGACGTGTTGGGTAGTAATATTTTTAATGTTATGCTAAATAGGCGTTCGCAGAGAAAATTTGAGGAAAGAGAATTAGAAGATTGGAAAATCGATATTATTTTTGCTGCTGCTGACACGGCCCCCACGGCTGGAGGGTTCCAAGGTTTTGAAATTTATCATATCAAAAACACCCAATTAAAACAGAACTTGATAAAAGCTGCCAATAACCAACCTTACGTAAATGCACCCTTAGTTTTGGTATTTTGCTCTAATCCCTCACGGATTAAATTAAATTTTGATCCAGAGGTAATAAATAAATTTTCCATTCAAGACGCTACCCTTGCAGCTGGTTATGCCCAATTAGCTGCTCATGCATTAGGATTGAGCTCCATTTGGATAGGCATGTTTAATGAACACTTACTGAAAGAAGTAGTTGGTACTGATTTAGCCCCATCCTCGATCTTATGCATAGGATATCCAAAGAAAATGCTAATTCCCAAACCAAAGAGAAATCTTACAGATTTGATACATACTGTCTAA